In Streptomyces canus, one DNA window encodes the following:
- a CDS encoding class I SAM-dependent methyltransferase, whose amino-acid sequence MPADAKSPKKLRNNRAALAHKTGYALRHPGRVVPYLRRAGRDAWLRLKHPDHVGYYRAVMASDTRRNPESAVGSQTHDRWLALGQMQFDYLVEHGLRPEHDMLDIGCGNLRGGWRFISHLDTGNYYGIDISPDILIAAKETLAERDLQDKLPHLTLTGDLTLDFLPDDHFDVIHAHSVFSHSPLHVIDECLAHVGRVLTDTGFFDFTFDRTEGTEHQVLREDFYYRTETLLALAQRHGLHARFMEDWEKRPHGQSKIRVSRSPLPTA is encoded by the coding sequence ATGCCCGCCGACGCCAAGTCGCCGAAGAAACTGCGCAACAACCGCGCCGCCCTCGCCCACAAGACCGGCTACGCCCTGCGCCACCCCGGCCGCGTCGTCCCGTATCTCCGGCGGGCCGGCCGGGACGCGTGGCTGCGGCTCAAGCACCCCGACCACGTCGGCTACTACCGCGCCGTGATGGCCTCGGACACCCGCCGCAACCCGGAGTCCGCGGTCGGCAGTCAGACCCACGACCGCTGGCTGGCGCTCGGACAGATGCAATTCGACTACCTCGTCGAACACGGGCTCCGCCCCGAACACGACATGCTCGACATCGGCTGCGGCAACCTGCGCGGCGGCTGGCGCTTCATCAGCCATCTCGACACCGGCAACTACTACGGCATCGACATCTCGCCCGACATCCTGATCGCCGCCAAAGAGACCCTCGCCGAGCGCGATCTCCAGGACAAGTTGCCGCACCTCACCCTCACCGGCGACCTCACCCTGGACTTCCTGCCGGACGACCACTTCGACGTCATCCACGCGCACAGCGTCTTCTCCCACTCCCCACTGCACGTCATCGACGAATGTCTTGCGCACGTCGGCCGCGTGCTCACCGACACAGGGTTCTTCGACTTCACCTTCGACCGGACCGAGGGCACCGAACACCAGGTGCTGCGCGAGGACTTCTACTACCGCACCGAGACCCTCCTGGCCCTGGCACAGCGGCACGGTCTGCACGCGCGGTTCATGGAGGACTGGGAGAAGCGCCCGCACGGCCAGTCGAAGATTCGTGTCAGCCGCTCGCCCCTGCCGACCGCGTGA
- a CDS encoding GntR family transcriptional regulator: MIEYRIDRGNGVPAYVQIVEQTERALRMGLLKVGDKLPTAKEVVAATAINPNTVLRAYRDMEQAGLVELRRGLGTFVTRSLARPGAEDDSPLRGEVADWVARARAAGLERADVLALVTTVLDTYDNEHDSLTPGDRERKKEDA, from the coding sequence GTGATCGAGTACCGGATCGACCGTGGCAACGGCGTACCGGCCTATGTGCAGATCGTCGAGCAGACCGAACGGGCGCTCCGGATGGGCCTGTTGAAGGTCGGTGACAAGCTGCCGACGGCCAAGGAGGTGGTGGCGGCGACCGCCATCAACCCCAACACCGTGCTGCGGGCCTACCGCGACATGGAGCAGGCCGGGCTGGTCGAACTGCGCCGCGGCCTCGGGACGTTCGTGACACGGTCGCTCGCCAGGCCCGGAGCGGAGGACGATTCGCCGCTGCGCGGGGAGGTCGCCGACTGGGTGGCACGTGCGCGGGCCGCAGGCCTGGAGCGAGCCGATGTCCTCGCTCTCGTCACAACCGTCCTGGACACCTACGACAACGAGCACGACAGCCTCACCCCGGGCGACCGGGAACGGAAGAAGGAGGACGCATGA
- a CDS encoding amphi-Trp domain-containing protein gives MKDLKFEQKRSLSRLEAADQLTALASALREGGDAELELGAGTLSLRIPDDLRSEMEVEIGEGEIELEIEFKWPTAGRKSVPAKTGRSGTSTNRRSKAAKST, from the coding sequence ATGAAGGACCTCAAGTTCGAACAGAAGCGCTCCCTGTCCCGCCTCGAGGCGGCTGACCAGCTCACGGCACTCGCATCCGCGCTGAGGGAAGGTGGGGACGCCGAACTGGAACTCGGCGCCGGAACGCTGAGCCTGCGGATACCCGACGACCTTCGCAGCGAGATGGAGGTCGAGATCGGTGAGGGGGAGATCGAGCTGGAGATCGAGTTCAAGTGGCCGACGGCAGGGCGCAAGAGCGTGCCGGCAAAGACAGGGCGCAGCGGTACGAGCACCAACAGAAGAAGCAAAGCCGCGAAGAGCACGTGA
- a CDS encoding acyltransferase family protein, with product MPSSEPRSGQKRLAAIDGLRLVAAVMVAAYHFLGTPTPRFWGKTELRDVAPFLHEISRYGWLGVEFFFLISGFVICMSCWGRTPAQFTVSRISRLFPAYWCAVLLVVLLVLVSRLGHRPAATRVDPRTVLGNLTMAPGPLGLDLVDGVSWTLWVEARFYLLMAALLVFGLSYRRVVAFCGAWLLAAVIALELHSPLLDEFVLPRYTGLFVAGIVLYVMHRFEQNLLLWLLLGFAWCYQLTVLHLRVADHAAVPPGERPPSWAVCATVLTLCLGLLALAGIGPLAGLRRRWLVTAGALTYPFYLVHQSLGIPLAKGLVRAFPGLGPLPSMAVSVICMLGLSLLVHTLVERPLGRLLRHRLTLDVHMRDLAAKPALTRAR from the coding sequence ATGCCGTCCTCTGAACCTCGCAGCGGGCAGAAGCGCCTGGCCGCGATAGACGGACTCCGCCTGGTGGCAGCGGTGATGGTGGCCGCGTACCACTTCCTCGGGACCCCCACCCCGCGCTTCTGGGGAAAGACCGAGCTCCGGGACGTCGCCCCGTTCCTGCACGAGATCAGCCGCTACGGCTGGCTCGGCGTCGAGTTCTTCTTCCTCATCAGCGGATTCGTCATCTGCATGAGCTGCTGGGGGCGGACTCCCGCACAGTTCACGGTCTCCCGGATCTCACGGCTCTTCCCGGCCTACTGGTGCGCGGTGCTCCTGGTCGTCCTGCTCGTCCTGGTCTCGCGACTGGGCCATCGGCCCGCCGCCACGCGCGTCGACCCCCGTACCGTCCTGGGGAACCTGACGATGGCTCCGGGGCCGCTGGGGCTCGATCTGGTCGACGGAGTCAGCTGGACCCTCTGGGTGGAGGCGCGCTTCTACCTGCTGATGGCCGCGCTGCTCGTCTTCGGACTGTCCTACCGGCGCGTGGTGGCCTTCTGCGGAGCCTGGCTCCTGGCCGCCGTCATCGCCCTTGAACTCCACTCACCACTGCTCGACGAGTTCGTACTGCCCCGCTACACCGGCCTGTTCGTCGCCGGGATCGTGCTCTACGTCATGCACAGGTTCGAACAGAACCTCCTGCTCTGGCTGCTGCTCGGTTTCGCCTGGTGCTACCAACTCACCGTGCTCCACCTGCGGGTGGCCGACCACGCCGCCGTTCCCCCTGGCGAGCGCCCGCCCTCCTGGGCCGTCTGCGCGACCGTACTCACCCTCTGCCTCGGGCTGCTGGCCCTTGCCGGGATCGGCCCGCTCGCCGGGCTGCGACGGCGTTGGCTGGTCACCGCCGGGGCGCTCACCTACCCCTTCTACCTCGTCCACCAGAGCCTCGGAATTCCCCTGGCCAAGGGCTTGGTCCGCGCATTCCCGGGGCTGGGGCCACTGCCCTCGATGGCGGTGTCCGTCATCTGCATGCTGGGGCTGTCGCTGCTTGTCCACACCCTGGTGGAGCGTCCGCTCGGACGCCTTCTGAGGCATCGGCTGACGCTGGACGTGCACATGCGGGACCTCGCCGCGAAGCCGGCTCTCACCCGCGCGCGATAG
- a CDS encoding HdeD family acid-resistance protein — protein sequence MTMSRDPAPPTGPEPPAGGADPFAASDPADVLARLGRSWTWILCSAVATLVPGVLVLVWPEETLHVLAVLIGLYLLVTGAFRFVAVFGREEHGERIPGLLLAVLYVLAGVLSLRNPLQTITALSLVVGVVWLVSGILTLYTALAARDLPHRGVVLGAAVLAIVAGIVVLALPTESARALTRLLGLWLVLLGLAEAAVALAWRAALRKTHTTGPHAPSGTV from the coding sequence ATGACCATGTCGCGTGATCCGGCGCCGCCCACCGGGCCGGAACCCCCTGCCGGCGGGGCGGACCCCTTCGCGGCGAGTGATCCCGCGGACGTGCTGGCGCGACTGGGCCGCTCATGGACCTGGATCCTGTGCTCGGCGGTCGCGACGCTGGTGCCGGGCGTCCTGGTACTGGTCTGGCCGGAGGAAACCCTGCATGTCCTGGCCGTCCTCATCGGGCTGTACCTGCTGGTGACCGGGGCGTTCCGGTTCGTGGCCGTCTTCGGCCGGGAGGAGCACGGCGAACGGATCCCGGGGCTGCTCCTGGCCGTGCTGTACGTCCTGGCCGGGGTTCTGAGCCTGCGGAACCCGCTGCAGACCATCACCGCCCTCTCGCTGGTCGTCGGCGTCGTCTGGCTCGTTTCCGGCATCCTCACCCTCTATACGGCCCTCGCCGCCAGGGACCTGCCGCACCGCGGAGTCGTCCTGGGCGCCGCGGTGCTCGCCATCGTCGCGGGAATCGTGGTGCTCGCCCTGCCGACGGAGTCGGCCCGCGCCCTGACCCGGCTGCTCGGCCTGTGGCTCGTCCTGCTCGGCCTGGCCGAGGCGGCGGTCGCCCTCGCGTGGCGGGCCGCGCTGCGAAAGACGCACACCACGGGGCCGCACGCCCCCTCCGGGACGGTCTGA
- a CDS encoding transporter, translated as MKGSLWLAWRQQRVPAGIGAAALVVTAAIAAYYRSGMLDALHSGLFDHCATGPLYCTRSDTGLPLLLDVEPLKYLGALNIALPVAIGVFWGAPLLGRDRELGTHRVVLAQGVSRSQWFASRFALAAAITTALSGLLAGVFAWWWRPAADRSYGLFWYDITALSGSGPRVVAAALFGLAAGTLLGLLTRRVLEAMGLTLLVTGVTTLLLEWTHRTRLLVPPHTYVSAGTTPKPPMGEKWSTGDYGLITASGRHDDVMNCPFPSGSQLKECMTAHGYVARFYEASPTGDYWTFQWTDTAVFGGLAVLLTVVTMLLLRRRV; from the coding sequence GTGAAGGGCTCTCTCTGGCTCGCCTGGCGCCAGCAGCGCGTGCCGGCCGGCATCGGCGCGGCCGCCCTGGTCGTCACCGCGGCGATCGCCGCGTACTACCGCTCTGGCATGCTGGACGCCCTGCACAGCGGGCTGTTCGACCACTGCGCCACCGGCCCGCTGTACTGCACCCGGTCCGACACCGGCCTGCCCCTGCTGCTGGACGTCGAACCGCTGAAGTACCTCGGCGCGCTGAACATCGCCCTCCCCGTCGCCATCGGCGTCTTCTGGGGCGCCCCGCTGCTGGGCCGCGACCGGGAACTGGGCACGCACCGCGTGGTCCTCGCCCAGGGCGTGAGCCGCAGCCAGTGGTTCGCCTCCCGGTTCGCCCTGGCCGCGGCAATCACGACCGCACTCTCCGGCCTGCTGGCGGGCGTGTTCGCATGGTGGTGGCGACCGGCAGCCGACCGTAGCTACGGCCTCTTCTGGTACGACATCACGGCCCTCAGCGGCTCTGGCCCCCGCGTCGTCGCGGCCGCCCTGTTCGGCCTGGCGGCCGGCACCCTGCTCGGCCTGCTGACCCGCAGAGTCCTCGAGGCGATGGGTCTCACCCTTCTGGTGACCGGGGTGACGACGCTGCTGCTGGAGTGGACGCACCGGACCCGCCTGCTGGTCCCGCCACACACCTACGTCAGCGCCGGCACCACCCCCAAACCGCCGATGGGCGAGAAATGGTCGACCGGCGACTACGGCCTCATCACCGCCTCCGGCCGCCATGACGACGTAATGAACTGTCCCTTCCCGTCAGGCTCCCAGCTCAAGGAGTGCATGACGGCGCACGGGTACGTCGCCCGCTTCTACGAGGCCAGCCCAACCGGTGACTACTGGACCTTCCAGTGGACCGACACCGCCGTCTTCGGCGGCCTCGCCGTCCTGCTCACGGTCGTCACCATGCTGCTCCTGCGTCGCCGCGTCTGA
- a CDS encoding ATP-binding cassette domain-containing protein, which translates to MTGPQAPAALRATGLGFRYRERGGWALRDCEFTLPGGRVAALVGRNGAGKSTLLHLAGGLLRAGSGELRVLGAVPGTAEARARVALLTQDKPLYPRFTVADTLLMGEKLNSSWDRTAAERIVREGDIPLHARVGDLSPGRRTRVALALALGKRPELLLLDEPLADLDPVARGEIMAELMAAAAEHGMSIVLSSHVLPELEETCDWVLVLRDGGVELSEEAESLRESHAVLTGPADRADALTGQHTVIQRRTAGRQLTALIRQRGPLRGDWHVERPRLEDILIGYLQPGEAGHPTPGERTEAAA; encoded by the coding sequence ATGACCGGGCCTCAAGCGCCGGCCGCACTGCGCGCCACGGGACTCGGATTCCGGTACCGGGAGCGGGGCGGCTGGGCCCTGCGGGACTGCGAGTTCACCCTGCCCGGCGGTCGTGTGGCCGCCCTCGTCGGCCGCAACGGCGCCGGCAAGAGCACCTTGCTGCACCTGGCCGGCGGCCTCTTGCGGGCCGGCTCCGGGGAGCTGCGGGTGCTGGGCGCCGTACCCGGCACGGCCGAGGCCCGCGCCCGGGTCGCCCTGCTCACCCAGGACAAGCCGCTCTACCCCCGTTTCACCGTGGCGGACACCCTGCTGATGGGCGAGAAGCTGAACTCCTCGTGGGACCGGACGGCCGCCGAGCGGATCGTCCGCGAGGGCGACATCCCGCTCCACGCCCGCGTCGGCGACCTGTCCCCCGGGCGGCGCACTCGCGTCGCACTCGCCCTGGCACTGGGCAAACGGCCCGAACTCCTGCTTCTCGACGAGCCGTTGGCCGACCTCGACCCCGTGGCACGAGGCGAGATCATGGCGGAACTCATGGCCGCGGCCGCCGAGCACGGTATGAGCATCGTGCTGTCCTCGCACGTCCTGCCCGAACTGGAGGAGACCTGCGACTGGGTGCTGGTGCTGCGCGACGGCGGCGTCGAGCTGAGCGAGGAAGCCGAGTCACTGCGCGAGAGCCACGCGGTACTGACCGGACCCGCCGACCGAGCCGACGCCCTGACCGGACAGCACACCGTCATACAGCGCCGTACCGCGGGCAGACAGCTCACCGCCCTGATACGTCAGCGCGGGCCGCTGCGCGGCGACTGGCACGTCGAGCGGCCCAGGCTGGAGGACATCCTGATCGGCTACCTCCAACCCGGTGAGGCGGGGCACCCCACCCCGGGCGAGCGGACGGAGGCGGCGGCGTGA
- the dcd gene encoding dCTP deaminase produces the protein MLLSDKDIRAEIDAGRVRIDPYDESMVQPSSVDVRLDRFFRVFENHRYPHIDPSVEQADLTRLVEPEGDEPFILHPGEFVLASTYEVITLPDDLASRLEGKSSLGRLGLVTHSTAGFIDPGFSGHVTLELSNLATLPIKLWPGMKIGQLCMFRLSSPAEFPYGSERYGSRYQGQRGPTASRSFLNFHRTQV, from the coding sequence GTGCTTCTCTCAGACAAGGACATCCGGGCCGAGATCGACGCCGGGCGGGTACGGATCGATCCCTACGACGAATCCATGGTGCAGCCGTCCAGCGTCGACGTGCGCCTCGATCGCTTCTTCCGGGTGTTCGAGAACCACCGCTACCCCCACATCGACCCCTCCGTCGAGCAGGCGGACCTGACGCGGCTCGTGGAGCCGGAGGGCGACGAGCCGTTCATCCTGCACCCCGGCGAGTTCGTCCTCGCCTCCACCTACGAGGTCATCACGCTTCCCGACGATCTCGCGTCCCGGCTCGAGGGCAAGTCCTCCCTCGGCCGGCTCGGACTCGTCACCCACTCCACGGCCGGCTTCATCGACCCCGGCTTCAGCGGACACGTGACCCTCGAACTCTCCAATCTGGCCACGCTCCCCATCAAGCTCTGGCCGGGCATGAAGATCGGCCAGCTGTGCATGTTCCGGCTCTCCTCGCCGGCCGAGTTCCCCTACGGCAGTGAGCGCTACGGCTCCCGCTACCAGGGCCAGCGCGGCCCCACCGCCTCCCGCTCCTTCCTCAACTTCCACCGGACCCAGGTATGA
- a CDS encoding polysaccharide deacetylase family protein has translation MAVITAVAAVLAVALTLALTVTTYDRTSPRAARAKASGSVAGNVDCRTAKCVALTFDGGPSPTTPGLLDILKQEGLHVTFFVQGKGHIEKYPEILRRMADEGHEIGNHTWTHERLTDLGTEDARRELARTQDAIERNTGSKPVLMRPPEGRTNRKVAGICRDLGLAQVLWSVTAKDYETTDSALITKRVLDQTHRDGIILLHDLHKGTVPAVPGILKALEKRGYTIVTVSQLLAPATPRPGMVYRP, from the coding sequence ATGGCCGTCATCACGGCTGTAGCCGCCGTCCTGGCCGTCGCACTGACGCTGGCCCTGACGGTCACGACCTACGATCGCACCTCGCCGCGCGCCGCCCGCGCCAAGGCATCAGGATCCGTGGCCGGAAACGTCGACTGCCGCACAGCGAAGTGCGTCGCCCTCACCTTCGACGGCGGCCCCAGCCCGACGACCCCCGGGCTGCTGGACATCCTGAAACAGGAGGGTCTGCACGTCACTTTCTTCGTGCAGGGCAAAGGCCATATCGAGAAGTACCCCGAGATCCTGCGCCGGATGGCGGACGAAGGGCACGAGATCGGCAATCACACCTGGACCCACGAACGGTTGACGGATCTCGGCACCGAGGACGCCCGCCGGGAGTTGGCCCGGACGCAGGACGCCATCGAGAGGAACACCGGCAGCAAGCCCGTGCTGATGCGTCCGCCGGAGGGCCGCACCAACCGCAAAGTGGCCGGGATCTGCCGGGACTTGGGGCTGGCGCAGGTGCTGTGGAGCGTCACGGCCAAGGACTACGAGACGACCGACTCGGCCCTGATCACCAAGCGGGTGCTCGACCAGACCCACCGCGACGGCATCATCCTGCTGCACGACCTGCACAAGGGAACCGTGCCCGCCGTCCCGGGGATCCTCAAGGCGCTCGAAAAGCGCGGTTACACCATCGTCACGGTGTCCCAGCTGCTCGCCCCTGCCACGCCGCGGCCGGGGATGGTGTACCGGCCCTGA
- a CDS encoding potassium channel family protein — MSDPSTVRTEPDRTRRRAAIIALVRAVLIAAGLVTAYYLLPLNERGTAGLSALLACGSAAVLLMFWWEVRAIMRSPHPRLRAVEALAATLPLFLVLFACGYYLLEHFTPGSFSEPLTRTDALYFALTTFSTVGFGDITARSQAGRVLTMVQMAGGLLLVGVAARVLAGAVQTGLRRQHRGPSRSPDADDQ; from the coding sequence ATGAGCGACCCGAGCACGGTCCGGACCGAACCGGACCGCACCCGCCGCCGGGCGGCGATCATCGCCCTCGTCCGCGCCGTGCTCATCGCCGCCGGCCTCGTCACCGCCTACTACCTGCTGCCGCTGAACGAGCGAGGTACGGCCGGCCTCTCGGCGCTCCTCGCGTGCGGCTCGGCGGCGGTGCTGCTGATGTTCTGGTGGGAGGTGCGGGCCATCATGCGCTCGCCCCACCCGCGTCTGCGGGCCGTCGAGGCCCTGGCCGCCACACTGCCGCTGTTCCTGGTGCTCTTCGCCTGCGGCTACTACCTGCTGGAACACTTCACCCCGGGCTCCTTCAGCGAGCCGCTGACGAGGACGGACGCCCTGTACTTCGCGCTGACCACGTTCAGCACCGTCGGCTTCGGGGACATCACGGCGCGCTCCCAGGCCGGGCGAGTGCTGACGATGGTGCAGATGGCCGGTGGACTGCTGCTCGTGGGCGTCGCCGCACGGGTGCTGGCGGGAGCTGTCCAGACGGGGCTGCGCCGGCAGCACCGCGGGCCGTCGAGGTCGCCAGATGCGGACGACCAGTGA
- a CDS encoding LuxR C-terminal-related transcriptional regulator, whose product MAETYENARGTTVPIVPAVPYADPQGDPFLRTRFALPARPATFLRRQRLVQHLHQALVTPLTLVNGPAGAGKTLLTADWAAGLRQPVAWLAVEAGDRRPGVFWAYVLQALRACGASASDAVEAPADASRVDRKLLAALAAELNDSDRPVVLVLDEYDRVTDPEVTEQLEFVLHHAGRGLHLVLVTRTEPLLPLHRYRAAGELTEIRAAELAFTPEEAVALLEQHGLSLPFPAARALVDRTRGWAAGLRLSALAARESADPELYLKEFDADRSTVADFLLAEVLRGQPEETQGLLLRVSVLERFSPDLANALTLRTDAETILAGLHSDNAFVEYLGHSSYQLHPLFREILRAHLRVRLPGLEPELHRRAARWLRRSGFLPETLAHGAAAGDWDFAAGALVDDLAIGQLCTGLRSDDLTQLFSHMGPEARSPAADVVRATRELSRHDLDHGLAHLRLAEERLTDDAPDLAAAQLSCALLEALAARLTGCPPRAERAAVAADGLRQEVPAHLLDKHPELTALLLTHLGSARLWAGRFEDARAVLTTAAAAPGGASTVLPREDALEHLALLDYLDGWLGRAERKALAAVSEMERVGLPQPSGSGIGQLVLAAVAVDRHELDRAQALLDETAQLPAGTHDPVPSAGRALATARLLLVRGKTRDAVDAAAPDVSAAMASPWATSQEALVTSAAHLAEGRPDAAAEALQDVSADQPTCAVEAAAIQLATGRTAAAIDLLDGIRAGSRAGPAVTVRAALVRAQAAEGAGDTAMARRLVAHALLDARRERLRRPFLDAGAWLGPLLATAPLHELAADWLTPGPPRHGAHPRPEELPAPLVAVELSGREHDVLERLARIMSTEEIATDLYVSVNTVKTHLKSVYRKLAVNRRGDAVRRARDLRLL is encoded by the coding sequence GTGGCCGAGACCTACGAGAACGCCCGAGGAACGACCGTTCCGATCGTTCCGGCCGTACCGTACGCCGATCCCCAGGGAGACCCGTTCCTGCGCACCCGGTTCGCGCTCCCCGCGCGGCCCGCCACGTTCCTGCGGCGGCAGCGGCTCGTCCAGCACCTCCATCAGGCTCTCGTGACACCGTTGACCCTGGTCAACGGCCCGGCCGGGGCCGGGAAAACCCTGCTGACCGCCGACTGGGCCGCCGGACTGCGGCAGCCGGTCGCCTGGCTCGCGGTCGAAGCGGGGGACCGGCGTCCCGGGGTGTTCTGGGCGTACGTCCTTCAGGCACTGCGCGCCTGCGGTGCGTCGGCATCCGACGCGGTCGAGGCCCCCGCGGACGCGTCCCGGGTGGACCGCAAGCTGCTGGCGGCGCTCGCCGCCGAACTGAACGACAGCGACCGGCCCGTGGTCCTCGTGCTCGACGAGTACGACCGCGTGACCGATCCGGAGGTCACGGAGCAGCTGGAGTTCGTCCTGCACCACGCCGGGCGCGGACTGCACCTCGTCCTCGTCACCCGCACCGAACCACTGCTGCCGCTGCACCGTTACCGGGCGGCCGGCGAGCTGACGGAGATCCGCGCCGCCGAACTGGCGTTCACCCCCGAGGAGGCCGTCGCACTGCTGGAGCAGCACGGTCTGAGCCTTCCGTTTCCTGCCGCGCGCGCCCTGGTGGACCGCACCCGGGGCTGGGCCGCCGGTCTGCGCCTGTCCGCCCTGGCCGCCCGGGAGAGCGCCGACCCGGAGCTCTACCTGAAGGAGTTCGACGCGGACCGCAGTACGGTCGCGGACTTCCTGCTGGCCGAGGTCCTCAGGGGACAGCCGGAGGAGACCCAGGGCCTCCTGCTGCGGGTCAGCGTCCTGGAGCGGTTCTCCCCCGATCTGGCCAACGCGCTGACCCTGCGGACCGATGCCGAGACCATTCTCGCCGGGCTGCACAGCGACAACGCGTTCGTCGAGTATCTCGGGCACTCCTCGTACCAGCTCCACCCGCTGTTCCGGGAGATACTCCGGGCCCATCTGCGCGTACGTCTGCCCGGCCTGGAGCCGGAGCTCCACCGGCGGGCCGCGCGGTGGCTTCGTCGTTCCGGATTCCTGCCGGAGACACTCGCCCACGGCGCCGCCGCGGGCGACTGGGATTTCGCCGCCGGCGCCCTCGTCGACGACCTGGCGATCGGGCAGCTCTGCACCGGCCTGCGCTCGGACGACCTGACCCAGTTGTTCTCCCACATGGGTCCCGAGGCCCGAAGCCCCGCGGCGGACGTCGTACGCGCCACCCGTGAACTGTCCCGGCACGACCTCGATCATGGTCTGGCCCATCTGCGCCTCGCCGAGGAGCGTCTGACCGACGACGCGCCCGACCTGGCAGCCGCCCAGTTGAGCTGTGCACTGCTGGAGGCTCTGGCCGCCCGGCTGACCGGATGTCCCCCACGGGCCGAAAGGGCCGCCGTGGCGGCCGATGGCCTACGGCAGGAGGTCCCGGCACATCTCCTGGACAAGCATCCCGAACTCACCGCTCTCCTGCTGACCCATCTGGGCTCGGCCCGCCTGTGGGCCGGGCGTTTCGAGGACGCACGCGCCGTCCTGACCACGGCGGCCGCCGCTCCGGGCGGAGCCTCCACCGTGCTGCCCCGAGAGGACGCCCTGGAGCACCTGGCCCTGCTCGACTATCTGGACGGCTGGCTCGGCCGAGCGGAGCGCAAGGCCTTGGCGGCGGTGTCCGAGATGGAACGGGTCGGCCTTCCCCAGCCGTCCGGATCCGGCATCGGGCAGCTGGTCCTCGCCGCTGTGGCCGTCGACCGCCATGAGCTGGACCGGGCCCAGGCCCTCCTCGACGAGACGGCCCAGCTCCCGGCAGGAACGCATGACCCGGTTCCGTCGGCGGGGCGAGCCCTGGCCACAGCGCGCCTGCTGTTGGTCAGGGGCAAGACGCGCGACGCCGTGGACGCGGCTGCCCCGGACGTCTCCGCCGCCATGGCCTCACCCTGGGCGACGAGCCAGGAAGCCCTCGTCACCTCTGCCGCCCACCTGGCCGAAGGGCGGCCGGACGCGGCGGCCGAGGCGCTCCAGGACGTGTCCGCCGACCAGCCGACGTGTGCCGTGGAGGCCGCGGCGATCCAGCTCGCCACAGGCCGTACGGCGGCGGCCATCGACCTGCTCGACGGCATCCGGGCCGGGAGCCGCGCCGGGCCGGCGGTGACCGTGCGGGCAGCGCTGGTGAGGGCTCAGGCGGCGGAGGGGGCGGGAGACACCGCCATGGCTCGCAGGCTCGTGGCACACGCGCTCCTCGACGCCCGGCGGGAGCGGTTGCGGCGTCCGTTCCTCGATGCGGGAGCGTGGCTCGGGCCGCTCCTGGCCACGGCTCCGCTCCACGAGCTGGCGGCGGACTGGCTCACGCCCGGGCCGCCGCGACACGGTGCGCACCCCCGGCCGGAGGAACTGCCCGCGCCGCTCGTCGCGGTGGAGCTGAGCGGACGCGAGCATGACGTCCTGGAGCGGCTGGCCCGGATTATGTCGACGGAGGAGATCGCCACCGACCTCTACGTGTCGGTGAACACGGTGAAGACCCACCTCAAGAGCGTCTACCGGAAGCTGGCGGTGAACCGGCGAGGCGACGCGGTGCGCCGCGCGCGCGATCTCCGGCTGCTGTGA
- a CDS encoding class II glutamine amidotransferase — protein MCRWLAYSGTPLLLDTILYRPTHSLIDQSLHSRMGVETTNGDGFGVGWYSQEAIDTPALLKDIGPAWNNRNLREIADHVRSPLFFAHIRASTGTAVQQTNCHPFRHGRWMWMHNGAINDFHLMRRDLSLLVDPGLYSDIEGTTDSEMMFYLAVTFGLDEDPPGAVARMVGVVERSGRDHGVEFPVQMTIAVTDGERLWAFRYSSQGASRSLFYSTRVDTLRELHPDLAFLREVSDETRLIVSEPLGDLPGAWNEVPESSYGVVHAGADELHRFTPVAA, from the coding sequence ATGTGCCGGTGGCTCGCTTACTCGGGAACACCCCTACTGCTCGACACCATCCTCTACCGACCGACCCACTCCCTGATCGATCAGAGCCTCCACTCCAGAATGGGAGTCGAGACGACGAACGGCGACGGTTTCGGCGTCGGGTGGTACTCGCAGGAAGCCATCGACACCCCTGCCCTGCTCAAGGACATCGGCCCCGCCTGGAACAACCGCAACCTGAGGGAGATCGCGGATCATGTCCGCTCTCCGTTGTTCTTCGCCCACATACGGGCGTCGACCGGTACGGCGGTGCAGCAGACGAATTGCCACCCGTTCCGGCACGGCCGCTGGATGTGGATGCACAACGGTGCCATCAACGATTTCCACCTCATGCGCCGCGACCTGTCCCTGCTCGTCGACCCCGGGCTGTACTCCGACATCGAGGGCACGACGGACTCCGAGATGATGTTCTATCTGGCGGTCACCTTCGGCCTGGACGAGGATCCGCCGGGCGCCGTGGCCCGGATGGTGGGAGTGGTGGAGCGCAGCGGCCGTGACCACGGTGTGGAGTTCCCGGTCCAGATGACCATCGCCGTGACCGACGGCGAACGCCTGTGGGCCTTCCGCTACTCGAGCCAGGGTGCTTCCCGGTCGTTGTTCTACAGCACCCGCGTGGACACGCTGAGAGAGCTGCACCCCGACCTGGCGTTTCTGCGGGAAGTGTCCGACGAGACCCGTCTCATCGTGTCCGAGCCCCTCGGTGATCTGCCGGGTGCCTGGAACGAGGTGCCGGAGAGCAGCTACGGCGTCGTCCATGCCGGAGCCGACGAGTTGCATCGCTTCACCCCGGTAGCGGCGTGA